One window of the Acaryochloris sp. CCMEE 5410 genome contains the following:
- a CDS encoding prepilin-type N-terminal cleavage/methylation domain-containing protein: protein MITRTQKKSHEQGFTLVEVAVSMLVLALFIGTAMQGLVLSTKFKMRAKQLTAANNWIQQDLEEVKAVASDVGQVPLTSALLYADALPGDTTIKVTQLGFRLGDSIVIGTETSSNVITNLQFQNDPATNTNYLEVSLLNPLAYAQKADSTALVLARCRSHLATGGFAAYLDESLPAVQSETDNSSTPTSGQKTIMGQEFTLKRTTAVRPAEPYQILEVTYNVIDEKLETVAQANSEVVPNAFFACP from the coding sequence GTGATCACAAGAACACAAAAAAAATCTCATGAACAAGGATTTACCTTAGTTGAAGTTGCTGTCTCTATGTTGGTTTTAGCATTATTTATTGGGACCGCCATGCAGGGGTTGGTTCTCTCAACGAAGTTTAAAATGCGCGCCAAACAGTTGACTGCAGCGAATAACTGGATTCAGCAAGACTTAGAGGAAGTTAAAGCAGTCGCCAGTGATGTAGGCCAAGTACCTCTCACTTCAGCATTACTCTATGCTGATGCCCTTCCAGGAGATACAACGATCAAAGTTACTCAACTTGGATTTAGGTTAGGCGATTCCATTGTTATCGGTACAGAGACTAGCAGTAACGTTATAACCAATCTGCAGTTTCAAAATGACCCCGCAACCAACACAAATTATTTAGAAGTCTCCTTGCTCAATCCTTTGGCATATGCCCAAAAAGCTGACTCCACAGCTCTGGTATTGGCAAGATGTCGATCTCATTTGGCTACAGGAGGGTTTGCCGCCTATCTTGATGAATCACTGCCTGCAGTCCAGTCAGAAACGGACAACAGTAGCACGCCTACCTCAGGGCAAAAAACTATTATGGGCCAAGAATTTACCCTGAAAAGGACAACAGCAGTCCGGCCAGCAGAACCCTATCAAATCTTAGAAGTTACTTATAACGTTATTGATGAAAAGCTGGAGACAGTAGCCCAAGCCAATTCAGAGGTGGTGCCTAATGCGTTCTTTGCCTGTCCGTAG
- a CDS encoding Tfp pilus assembly protein FimT/FimU, translated as MRSLPVRSEQGFTQLEIVIVLVVMGILGAISAPSFLNWVNSRKLEVGLVELEGTLIEGQDQAIRLSKTCTINLPTGSNAVLSSSPADCLRNGNRTLEGLQLRHSFATPLSFDFKGRVPSSFTSEQTVVLSIANETSFPSKCLVIAPGIGLTRVGEYIGSSDTTLANNCKTPTL; from the coding sequence ATGCGTTCTTTGCCTGTCCGTAGTGAACAAGGGTTTACTCAGCTCGAAATCGTCATTGTCTTGGTCGTTATGGGGATCTTAGGAGCAATTTCAGCCCCCAGCTTTCTAAATTGGGTTAATTCCCGAAAGCTTGAAGTTGGCTTAGTTGAGCTGGAAGGGACTCTAATCGAAGGCCAAGACCAAGCTATCCGTCTCAGTAAGACTTGCACCATTAATCTGCCAACGGGAAGTAATGCTGTGCTAAGCAGTTCACCTGCAGATTGCCTACGCAATGGCAATCGCACCCTAGAAGGGCTTCAGCTTAGACATTCATTCGCTACTCCTCTCAGCTTTGATTTCAAGGGGCGAGTGCCTTCCTCATTCACCTCAGAACAAACCGTTGTTCTGTCGATTGCAAATGAAACAAGTTTCCCTTCAAAGTGCCTAGTAATTGCACCTGGAATTGGATTGACCAGAGTTGGAGAATATATCGGCTCATCCGATACAACATTAGCCAACAACTGTAAAACCCCCACATTATGA
- a CDS encoding prepilin-type N-terminal cleavage/methylation domain-containing protein, translating into MIANTLDAMTAQIPYSLHLKTIHQGSNRSKNATHQGFTLVELLVGMVVTSIFLAFAGSGLISILQSHRQSEAEVDQHTQLNRAIDFIADDIREAKAVSTTAPSGWIVPTNYSAILYLTKPDDTTVAYYTFDTSLGSNWQGPQVIYRATTPNSAGNPLVDRVSNASPGCSGAGTSGFDISPSPLTPTHRSVKLCLLGDLPNGTTELVEYTVTLRSNEV; encoded by the coding sequence ATGATTGCCAACACTTTAGACGCGATGACTGCCCAAATCCCATATTCTTTGCACCTTAAGACGATTCATCAAGGCTCGAATAGGTCGAAAAACGCGACTCATCAAGGGTTTACTTTAGTTGAGCTGTTGGTCGGCATGGTGGTGACCAGTATATTTCTAGCCTTTGCAGGGTCAGGGCTAATTTCAATTCTACAAAGTCATCGCCAATCGGAAGCTGAGGTGGATCAGCATACTCAATTGAACCGTGCCATAGACTTTATCGCGGATGACATCCGAGAGGCCAAGGCAGTGTCTACTACTGCGCCATCAGGCTGGATTGTTCCGACCAACTATAGTGCTATTCTCTACCTCACCAAGCCGGATGACACCACCGTTGCTTACTACACATTTGATACGTCTTTGGGATCTAACTGGCAAGGACCACAGGTAATTTATCGAGCCACAACTCCTAACTCAGCAGGAAATCCACTCGTTGATCGAGTCTCTAATGCGTCACCAGGGTGTTCTGGTGCAGGGACATCAGGGTTTGACATATCGCCTTCTCCTCTAACGCCAACTCATCGATCCGTCAAATTATGCCTCTTGGGCGATTTACCCAATGGGACCACTGAACTGGTGGAATACACAGTGACCCTTCGAAGTAATGAAGTGTAA
- a CDS encoding YdiU family protein, translated as MSYPSKTSAEPSVTTFDEFVQLADYSLMDTLNADPDATVDGNDHRPRQVFSGHFVPVAPKPLAEAEYVAHSSTFFKELGLSNELALNEKFRHVFSGDITAAHEPMRQIGWATGYALSILGTEYTQQCPFGTGNGYGDGRAISVFEGIINGQRWEMQLKGGGPTPYCRGGDGRAVLRSSVREFLAQEYMQALGVPTSRSLTLYVSKSETVKRPWYSQNSYSADPDVLMDDPVAISTRVAPSFLRVGQLELFARRARNNAHPRALEELSMIVSHLIEREYKRDINQNLGLTNQLVELAKLFRQRLTSLVANWLRVGYCQGNFNSDNCAAGGFTLDYGPFGFCEVFDPWFQPWTGGAEQFSFVYQPIAAEANYYMFWKAVRPLLEEDADALEQFDQVGRGFSEAMQQQVQKMWAAKLGLTEFNPQLFKTLMQLMTDSEVDYTIFFRELSHIPEDISALKKSFYGKTSQQLDEQWQSWLKSWRDLVKKDGNLAEISTHMKETNPKYTWREWLIVPAYQQAMQGDYTLVKELQEVLSYPYDEQSQEIEDKYYRLRPKAFFNAGGVSHYSCSS; from the coding sequence ATGTCATATCCATCTAAAACATCTGCTGAGCCCTCTGTAACGACCTTCGATGAGTTTGTGCAACTGGCGGATTATTCCCTGATGGACACCTTAAATGCCGATCCTGATGCCACGGTCGATGGTAATGATCACCGTCCCCGCCAGGTTTTTTCTGGTCATTTCGTACCTGTGGCACCCAAGCCGCTTGCAGAAGCAGAATATGTAGCTCACAGCAGCACTTTTTTTAAGGAGCTTGGGTTAAGCAATGAGCTGGCACTGAATGAAAAATTTCGCCATGTATTTTCGGGTGATATCACTGCTGCCCATGAGCCTATGCGTCAGATTGGCTGGGCGACGGGTTATGCATTGTCGATTCTTGGCACCGAATATACCCAACAATGTCCCTTCGGTACGGGTAATGGTTATGGCGATGGTCGTGCGATATCTGTGTTTGAAGGAATCATCAATGGCCAACGCTGGGAAATGCAATTGAAAGGGGGTGGCCCAACACCTTATTGCCGTGGTGGTGACGGGCGCGCAGTACTCCGTTCAAGTGTGCGGGAGTTTCTAGCGCAAGAATATATGCAGGCTTTAGGTGTACCAACATCGCGTTCTTTGACCCTGTATGTTTCTAAATCTGAGACTGTTAAGCGGCCTTGGTATTCTCAAAACTCCTACTCCGCTGACCCTGATGTTTTGATGGACGATCCTGTGGCCATTTCAACTCGCGTTGCCCCCTCCTTTTTGCGCGTGGGACAGCTAGAGTTATTTGCCCGCCGCGCTCGCAACAATGCTCATCCAAGAGCATTAGAAGAGTTGAGCATGATCGTGTCCCATTTAATTGAGCGAGAATACAAACGCGACATTAATCAAAACCTTGGTCTTACTAATCAATTGGTTGAGTTGGCTAAGCTATTTCGCCAGCGTCTTACGTCACTGGTGGCTAACTGGCTACGTGTTGGTTATTGCCAGGGCAATTTTAACAGCGACAACTGCGCTGCTGGTGGCTTTACCCTCGACTATGGACCCTTTGGGTTTTGTGAAGTTTTTGACCCTTGGTTTCAACCTTGGACCGGCGGCGCTGAACAATTTTCATTCGTCTATCAGCCCATCGCAGCAGAAGCGAATTATTATATGTTTTGGAAAGCTGTGAGACCGCTACTTGAAGAAGATGCTGATGCTTTAGAACAGTTCGACCAAGTAGGCCGTGGCTTTTCAGAAGCCATGCAACAACAAGTCCAAAAAATGTGGGCAGCCAAACTTGGCTTGACTGAATTTAACCCACAGCTGTTTAAGACATTAATGCAGTTAATGACTGACTCAGAGGTAGATTACACCATTTTCTTCCGGGAGTTATCCCACATACCTGAGGATATCTCAGCATTGAAAAAGAGCTTCTACGGTAAAACGTCTCAACAACTCGATGAGCAATGGCAATCTTGGCTAAAAAGCTGGCGCGACCTTGTCAAGAAGGACGGCAATTTGGCTGAGATATCAACACATATGAAAGAGACTAACCCAAAATACACTTGGCGAGAATGGTTGATTGTCCCCGCCTACCAACAAGCCATGCAGGGTGACTATACATTAGTTAAAGAGCTTCAAGAAGTACTGAGCTATCCCTATGATGAGCAATCACAAGAAATAGAAGATAAATACTATCGTCTAAGACCTAAGGCATTTTTTAACGCTGGTGGTGTGTCTCACTATAGCTGTTCATCTTGA
- a CDS encoding transposase: MSNVIRHLSAYRLVILGDREFCSVKLGQWLAQQKVHFCLRLKRNTEVSMDQQFTQQLQQFGLAPGQKLFLNDVRVTQAKGFGHFNVAAKWKRRYHGFAPDEAWFILTNFCDLNSAIVSYQKRFCIEEMFRDFKQGGYCLEGSQAMEERLVAIVILIAIAYTSAALQGQSLKQKGLQRYITRPESPTSPNKRHSAFRVGLSAHLWAITGDGVLARLVDELMKLSPNKLPEYQRGMRAMELVCAGL, encoded by the coding sequence TTGAGCAACGTCATTCGCCATTTATCCGCCTATCGTCTGGTTATCCTCGGTGACCGAGAGTTTTGTTCCGTCAAGCTCGGACAGTGGTTAGCTCAACAGAAGGTCCACTTTTGTCTGCGCCTCAAGCGGAATACCGAAGTGTCTATGGACCAGCAGTTTACTCAACAACTTCAACAGTTTGGCCTTGCCCCTGGTCAAAAGCTGTTTCTCAATGATGTACGCGTCACTCAGGCTAAAGGCTTTGGACACTTCAATGTGGCCGCCAAATGGAAACGACGCTATCACGGCTTTGCGCCTGATGAAGCCTGGTTTATCCTCACGAACTTCTGTGACCTCAACAGCGCTATCGTCAGCTATCAAAAACGCTTCTGTATCGAAGAAATGTTCCGCGACTTCAAACAGGGAGGCTATTGCCTCGAAGGCTCTCAAGCGATGGAAGAGCGTTTGGTTGCGATTGTCATTCTGATTGCCATTGCCTATACCAGTGCAGCCCTGCAAGGGCAAAGTCTTAAGCAAAAAGGACTCCAGCGCTACATTACTAGACCCGAATCTCCCACCTCACCGAACAAGCGTCATAGTGCATTCCGAGTCGGACTCTCTGCTCATCTGTGGGCGATAACAGGGGATGGAGTTCTGGCTCGATTGGTGGATGAGCTGATGAAACTCTCTCCCAATAAGCTACCTGAATATCAACGGGGGATGAGAGCGATGGAGCTTGTCTGTGCTGGGTTATAG
- a CDS encoding putative zinc-binding metallopeptidase, with protein MKTYTCICGNTLFFENSRCMQCQRPVGWCPGCDRITTLLDLGNHHYQCGYTDCQTLLTQCHNYRVHQVCNRCIPTSEVESAQSLCDYCQYTDTIPDLSISGNKQRWYDLEVAKRRLLYTLDVLNLPFGHADFDVPLSFDFKGDVILKDALWRTLGKGKRVFTGHADGKITINIREADDEVREQLRVDLNEAQRTLIGHFHHEIGHYYWQLLVKNIWLNHFKDLFGDPSSPSYSEAMDQYYANGPSKDWQQQYVSAYATMHPWEDFAETFATYLDMVSVLHTTRHHQRGAATRYVQTAEFDDMIAAYRQLGILLNELNRTLGLIDFIPEVFTPFIINKLRFIHQLVRSTQSRQVGHSKIA; from the coding sequence ATGAAAACCTATACCTGTATTTGTGGGAACACACTGTTTTTTGAGAACAGTCGTTGTATGCAATGTCAACGGCCTGTGGGCTGGTGCCCAGGGTGCGATCGCATCACCACTCTATTAGATCTCGGCAATCACCACTATCAGTGTGGCTATACTGATTGCCAAACCCTGTTGACTCAATGCCATAACTATCGAGTGCATCAAGTCTGCAACCGCTGCATTCCAACCAGTGAAGTGGAGTCGGCTCAGTCTCTCTGCGATTATTGCCAATATACTGACACCATTCCCGATCTTTCTATCTCAGGGAATAAGCAACGGTGGTACGACCTAGAAGTAGCGAAGCGGCGATTACTCTATACCTTAGACGTTTTAAATCTGCCCTTTGGTCATGCTGACTTTGATGTACCCCTATCCTTTGACTTCAAAGGAGATGTGATTCTCAAGGATGCCCTATGGCGGACCCTAGGCAAAGGCAAACGGGTCTTTACCGGCCATGCAGATGGTAAAATCACCATCAATATTCGGGAAGCAGACGATGAGGTCCGAGAACAGCTTCGGGTCGATTTGAATGAGGCTCAACGCACCTTAATCGGACATTTCCACCACGAAATCGGACATTATTACTGGCAGCTCTTGGTTAAAAATATTTGGCTTAACCACTTCAAAGATCTGTTCGGAGACCCAAGTTCCCCTTCCTATTCAGAGGCGATGGATCAGTATTATGCGAACGGCCCCTCCAAGGATTGGCAGCAACAGTATGTTAGTGCCTATGCCACTATGCATCCGTGGGAGGACTTTGCCGAAACCTTTGCCACATACTTGGATATGGTGAGTGTTCTTCACACCACCCGGCATCATCAGAGGGGCGCAGCCACCCGTTATGTGCAAACAGCTGAATTTGATGACATGATTGCAGCGTACAGACAGCTTGGGATTTTGCTCAACGAACTGAATCGAACCCTAGGATTAATTGACTTTATTCCTGAGGTTTTTACCCCGTTTATTATCAACAAGTTACGATTTATCCACCAACTCGTTCGATCCACTCAAAGCAGACAGGTTGGTCACTCCAAAATCGCTTAA
- a CDS encoding alpha-amylase family glycosyl hydrolase, producing MKSSIEFKLFAPYNQGVALIGSFNNWQATPMEKGEDGFFRTYIDLEDGSYTYKFRVQSKSWFFEPDESVEVVDPYATDIEDSTQNGIIRIKDGEPIIDTYVWQHDAHPLPADHELVIYELHVGDFSGGEDDPYARGTYQHVIEKLDYLTELGINAIELMPVKEYPGDHSWGYNPRYFFATESSYGSTADLKRLIDECHGRGIRVIIDGIYNHSESSSPLTQIDHDYWYYHEPKDPDNNWGPEFDYEHFDDNLETYPARRFVGDNVRFWISEYHIDGVRYDAARQIDNHDFLHWIVQETKQTAGPKPFYNIAEHIPETPEIVGLEGPMDGCWHDSFYHTVLAHICGDRFNLEELKDALDGKRQGFLGATDVVNYCTNHDHNHLMAELGDRNILNEAAFKRVKLGMVLLMTAVGVPMLWMGEEFGEYKPKTIESAKIDWTLLDNDLNRSLFEYCKGLIALRKNNPAVKTENIDFFHEDPDSQVLAYTRWNDEGSRVAVVANFSDQFLAGYRVPHFPANGTWHEWTGNYDLEAGDDQILIDLPEYEAQVFVWN from the coding sequence ATGAAGAGTTCGATTGAGTTCAAGTTATTTGCCCCCTACAACCAAGGAGTGGCCTTAATCGGCTCCTTTAATAACTGGCAAGCTACCCCCATGGAAAAAGGAGAGGATGGATTTTTCCGCACCTATATTGACTTAGAAGATGGTTCTTATACCTATAAATTCCGAGTTCAGTCCAAAAGCTGGTTTTTTGAACCCGACGAGTCGGTGGAGGTCGTCGATCCCTACGCCACGGATATAGAAGATTCGACGCAGAACGGCATTATTCGGATTAAAGACGGGGAGCCCATTATTGATACCTATGTTTGGCAGCATGATGCTCATCCCCTACCTGCTGATCACGAACTGGTGATTTACGAACTTCATGTGGGGGATTTCTCTGGAGGAGAAGATGACCCCTATGCACGGGGAACTTACCAACATGTGATTGAAAAGCTCGATTATCTAACGGAGTTGGGCATCAATGCCATTGAGTTGATGCCAGTAAAAGAATATCCCGGTGACCATAGTTGGGGCTACAATCCCCGCTACTTCTTCGCCACAGAATCCAGCTACGGCTCCACGGCTGATCTCAAGCGACTCATTGATGAATGCCACGGTCGAGGTATCCGGGTCATTATTGACGGTATCTATAACCACTCAGAATCTTCTAGTCCCCTGACTCAGATCGATCATGATTACTGGTATTACCACGAGCCCAAGGACCCTGATAACAATTGGGGACCAGAGTTTGACTACGAGCATTTCGACGATAATCTAGAAACCTATCCCGCCCGGCGATTCGTAGGAGATAACGTTCGCTTTTGGATTAGCGAATACCACATTGATGGGGTGCGGTATGATGCTGCCCGCCAGATTGATAATCACGACTTTTTGCACTGGATTGTTCAGGAAACAAAGCAAACTGCGGGGCCAAAGCCGTTTTACAACATTGCAGAACATATCCCAGAAACGCCTGAAATAGTTGGTTTGGAAGGACCCATGGATGGCTGTTGGCACGATAGTTTTTATCACACTGTCCTAGCCCATATCTGTGGTGATCGCTTTAATTTAGAAGAACTCAAAGATGCCCTAGACGGAAAACGCCAAGGTTTCTTGGGTGCGACGGATGTGGTTAACTACTGCACGAACCATGACCACAATCATTTGATGGCGGAATTGGGAGATCGTAATATTCTCAATGAAGCGGCCTTTAAGCGGGTCAAGTTAGGGATGGTCCTACTGATGACGGCGGTTGGGGTACCGATGCTGTGGATGGGGGAAGAGTTTGGAGAATATAAACCCAAAACCATAGAGTCGGCCAAAATTGACTGGACCCTGCTGGACAATGATCTTAATCGAAGTTTGTTTGAGTACTGCAAAGGACTGATTGCCCTGCGCAAAAACAATCCTGCAGTCAAAACTGAAAATATTGATTTTTTCCACGAGGATCCAGATTCTCAAGTCCTAGCCTATACCCGCTGGAATGATGAAGGATCGAGGGTGGCCGTCGTCGCCAATTTCTCAGATCAGTTTTTGGCAGGATACCGAGTTCCCCATTTCCCTGCTAACGGCACCTGGCATGAATGGACGGGGAATTACGACCTAGAGGCGGGAGATGATCAGATTTTGATCGATCTGCCGGAGTATGAAGCACAAGTGTTTGTTTGGAACTAG
- a CDS encoding mechanosensitive ion channel family protein: protein MASRKQLSAGLIDAVLLVGLLIGSVAPTLAQESDVLTPPPTSTTPTSASQSVYFADILVRGRPVFQVGSLSDMDATNRAEIINRRIASLLSRSEALGEVSVQDINQQVATLRLNQRVLMTVTQQDSEDYGQTVQSLATDWANRLNQALDKPPLAIDVAQRLSTTIRDAGRNTIDMLPALVGALIVVVTTWLVAVGVRYIAFRWAQQTEGDRSTEILIGRLGYGGVWVIGAVIALGVLGLDFGALLGALGLTSVAIGFSLKDVLSNYISGVILLAARPFRLGDQVVIEDFEGTITQVQLRGTTLRTYDGRIVYIPNQEVFSASITNNTASPQRRSSVMVGIDYDADINQATQVIQTAVTHLDLVEPSPPPEVLVRELAASTVNLEVRFWVNSQRGEFLTMTSKVAQTIKEALQQAQVEMPTDIYTLVFRNSPFPASEAQAIPVQP, encoded by the coding sequence ATGGCCAGTAGAAAACAACTGAGTGCTGGGCTGATTGATGCTGTGCTATTGGTAGGGCTCTTGATCGGCAGTGTTGCACCAACCTTGGCTCAAGAAAGCGACGTCCTTACCCCCCCGCCAACATCCACAACTCCCACCTCTGCGAGTCAATCGGTTTATTTTGCCGATATTCTCGTCAGGGGACGTCCAGTCTTTCAGGTGGGTAGCTTGTCTGATATGGATGCGACTAACAGAGCCGAAATTATCAACCGGCGGATTGCCAGTTTACTATCGCGCTCTGAGGCTCTAGGAGAGGTTTCGGTTCAAGACATCAACCAGCAGGTCGCCACTTTGCGGCTCAACCAGCGTGTGTTGATGACCGTTACCCAGCAAGATAGCGAAGATTATGGCCAAACCGTACAGAGCTTGGCTACAGACTGGGCTAATCGGCTCAACCAAGCCTTGGATAAGCCACCATTAGCGATTGATGTTGCTCAACGTTTAAGCACAACGATCCGGGATGCAGGGCGGAATACCATAGATATGCTGCCAGCCCTAGTGGGTGCGCTAATTGTCGTTGTCACGACTTGGCTGGTGGCCGTTGGCGTTCGCTACATTGCCTTTCGCTGGGCCCAACAAACCGAGGGCGATCGCAGTACAGAGATCTTAATTGGTCGGTTGGGGTATGGCGGGGTATGGGTGATTGGTGCCGTTATTGCCCTTGGGGTCTTGGGACTAGACTTCGGCGCATTGTTAGGGGCATTAGGTTTAACTAGCGTTGCCATTGGCTTTAGCCTCAAAGACGTTCTCAGTAACTATATTTCTGGGGTTATTCTGTTGGCTGCACGGCCCTTTCGCCTGGGGGACCAGGTGGTCATCGAAGATTTCGAAGGCACCATTACCCAAGTCCAATTGCGGGGGACGACCTTAAGAACCTACGACGGTCGGATTGTCTATATTCCAAACCAGGAAGTGTTCTCTGCCAGTATCACCAACAATACCGCTTCACCCCAGCGTCGCAGTTCCGTGATGGTCGGGATTGACTATGACGCAGATATCAATCAAGCGACGCAAGTGATTCAAACGGCTGTAACTCATCTCGATCTGGTGGAACCTAGCCCACCGCCTGAGGTACTCGTTCGGGAATTAGCCGCTAGCACGGTCAATTTGGAAGTGCGGTTTTGGGTGAACTCCCAGCGGGGCGAGTTTTTGACCATGACCTCTAAGGTAGCTCAAACCATCAAGGAAGCTTTGCAACAAGCACAAGTCGAAATGCCCACGGATATTTATACCCTCGTTTTCCGAAATTCCCCTTTCCCTGCCAGTGAGGCTCAGGCGATTCCAGTCCAGCCCTGA
- a CDS encoding CsbD family protein codes for MSTENRAKATAKNIEGKAQEALGNVTGDPEDQAAGKAKQAEAEARHTAEDAKDKVKKAID; via the coding sequence ATGAGTACCGAAAATAGAGCAAAAGCCACAGCTAAAAATATTGAAGGTAAGGCTCAAGAAGCCCTTGGAAACGTGACGGGCGATCCTGAAGATCAAGCCGCTGGTAAAGCCAAGCAAGCTGAAGCAGAAGCCCGTCATACCGCTGAGGATGCTAAAGACAAGGTCAAAAAGGCAATCGACTAA
- a CDS encoding DUF1830 domain-containing protein: MKLSLPKSISCSFYNDKTYPLVIRIENMAHRCFERTVLPQQRLHFEAAPSAVLEIRSPMNATSIKADQISCQRLQALANW, translated from the coding sequence ATGAAACTTTCTTTACCTAAATCTATTTCTTGCAGTTTTTACAATGACAAAACGTATCCTCTCGTTATCCGGATTGAGAACATGGCCCATCGCTGCTTTGAGCGCACGGTTTTGCCTCAACAAAGGCTGCATTTCGAGGCTGCTCCCAGTGCAGTCTTGGAAATCCGTAGTCCAATGAATGCGACATCAATCAAGGCGGACCAGATTTCCTGTCAGCGGCTACAAGCTCTGGCCAATTGGTAG
- a CDS encoding general stress protein — translation MTPTEYDQTPLEYQRALGVFARRTDAESAVVSLKANHFPLEKLSIIAKDSQLSDEMEGVEVKTQAGDPTGEAATTGAVTGGALGTLAGLLVGLGTLTIPGMGPIVLAGTTASTLTTTLTGGAIGATTGVLIGGLASLGIPEKQAIIYNNYVAKGYYLLIVEGTRSEIQAAEKVLNQSGIHRWEIFYARAKQTTALNNVLPNT, via the coding sequence ATGACCCCTACTGAATACGATCAAACACCACTCGAATACCAAAGAGCATTAGGCGTGTTTGCCCGGCGGACTGACGCTGAGTCAGCAGTTGTCAGTCTAAAAGCTAATCACTTCCCCCTGGAAAAGCTGTCAATCATTGCTAAGGATAGTCAACTATCTGATGAAATGGAGGGAGTGGAAGTCAAAACGCAAGCTGGAGACCCTACGGGAGAAGCTGCAACCACTGGAGCTGTCACTGGAGGGGCACTGGGGACACTTGCTGGATTACTAGTTGGTCTAGGTACCCTCACCATTCCTGGAATGGGTCCTATTGTACTCGCAGGTACTACAGCATCTACCCTGACAACCACATTAACTGGAGGGGCCATTGGCGCAACAACGGGTGTGCTGATAGGTGGCTTAGCCAGTTTGGGCATTCCTGAAAAGCAAGCGATTATTTACAACAATTACGTTGCCAAAGGATACTATTTGCTCATTGTCGAAGGCACCAGATCTGAAATTCAAGCAGCAGAGAAAGTGCTGAATCAGAGTGGTATCCACAGATGGGAAATTTTTTATGCTCGGGCTAAACAAACAACGGCACTCAATAATGTTTTACCCAATACCTAG